In Kushneria marisflavi, the following are encoded in one genomic region:
- a CDS encoding DNA internalization-related competence protein ComEC/Rec2, translating into MSPLSLNPMGEENLSEHHERVVPIRCELIDCIKGIRLPLLCLGAVVGALLVRLPQKEWLWALALLWLLAAALYHRLPLLMALVTTLVLFHGLTQWPEPLADGLAKQDVTLSGRIVSLEKPDGRARLNLAVTRCEAATELPRCDRLKNVRLDWYHPPALKEGDRWRLTARLKPPHGFLNPGRFDYGAWLMDNGFGATGYIRDEDSAVRLQSGTGPALMQRWLEARVEDDFTRRWLQALTLGDGGALEASQWTLLRETGTTHLAVISGLHVGLVSGWVLLLGRLVARLVQPYCWRMVLWPWGMAGAAAVLYAGLSGFAPPAVRAAIMTLIALWSACGRHSPGVWQAWWLALLAVVVSAPLSLVRPGLWLSFGAVAVLIIAWRWQEKRVWWYTLLRSQGLLSLATGGATLLVFGQMASLSMLTNLIAIPWVSMVMVPLALLGWLLSPVPGVGQLLWWLFGQAAHLFETVLEQVRQWQPDWQPAADQIWPFAIMLLLICLIWLLPGLARFWRWLASIMAVSLFLGANHTAMLRDGELSLVIHDVGQGQLIDIRTAHGRWLYDSGPRSRSGFMAITTLWDQPQHFDGVIVSHGDSDHAGGVSVLKGLHKVDRWWAPLSETIDVDALTPCRAGLSWRADAVNFTFLWPRSTATLPAAENDHSCVLLIETPRHRFLITGDAGQNVELRIVAHYRKPVDVLVAGHHGSHGSSSQRLVDMLKPARVIYSAGYLNGYGHPADSVVRRFHHVGSCQWNTAEDGAITVTSRATGLRVVSPRPAGGVEPCRPGVESGR; encoded by the coding sequence ATGTCACCATTATCCCTGAACCCCATGGGTGAGGAAAATCTTTCTGAACATCATGAGCGCGTTGTGCCCATTCGTTGTGAGCTGATCGACTGCATCAAAGGTATACGCCTTCCACTGTTGTGTCTTGGTGCCGTTGTCGGCGCCTTGCTTGTACGCCTGCCCCAGAAGGAGTGGCTTTGGGCGCTGGCACTTTTATGGCTGTTGGCGGCAGCACTCTATCACCGACTGCCCCTGCTCATGGCCCTGGTGACAACGCTTGTGCTTTTTCATGGGCTCACTCAGTGGCCAGAGCCCTTGGCGGACGGACTGGCAAAACAGGACGTCACGCTGAGTGGTCGTATTGTTTCGCTGGAAAAACCTGATGGTCGAGCCCGGTTGAACCTTGCGGTGACACGCTGTGAGGCTGCCACTGAATTACCACGCTGTGACCGGCTCAAAAACGTCCGCCTTGACTGGTACCACCCTCCGGCACTGAAGGAGGGTGATCGGTGGCGCCTGACAGCACGTTTAAAGCCACCTCATGGATTTCTCAATCCAGGTCGATTCGACTATGGCGCCTGGCTTATGGATAACGGTTTTGGCGCTACCGGTTATATACGTGATGAAGACAGTGCCGTACGCCTTCAGTCGGGTACCGGTCCTGCATTGATGCAGCGCTGGCTGGAAGCTCGGGTCGAGGACGACTTTACCCGACGCTGGCTGCAGGCGCTAACACTGGGAGATGGCGGGGCACTTGAGGCGTCTCAATGGACGCTGCTTAGAGAAACGGGCACAACACACCTTGCCGTGATTTCAGGGCTGCACGTTGGACTGGTCTCGGGCTGGGTGCTGCTGCTCGGGCGTCTTGTTGCGCGTCTTGTGCAACCATATTGCTGGCGCATGGTGCTCTGGCCCTGGGGGATGGCCGGGGCAGCCGCGGTGCTCTATGCAGGGCTATCGGGATTCGCTCCGCCAGCCGTACGGGCTGCCATCATGACCCTCATTGCCCTCTGGAGCGCCTGCGGGCGTCATTCGCCCGGGGTGTGGCAGGCCTGGTGGCTGGCGTTGCTGGCAGTGGTCGTCAGTGCCCCGCTGTCTTTGGTGCGCCCAGGGCTCTGGCTCTCCTTCGGGGCCGTTGCGGTATTGATTATTGCCTGGCGCTGGCAGGAAAAACGCGTCTGGTGGTATACCCTGCTGCGCAGTCAGGGGCTTTTAAGTCTGGCAACGGGAGGTGCCACGCTGCTTGTTTTCGGACAGATGGCGAGCCTTTCCATGCTGACCAATCTTATCGCCATCCCCTGGGTCTCCATGGTCATGGTGCCCTTGGCACTTCTGGGGTGGTTACTGTCACCTGTACCCGGAGTGGGCCAGTTGCTCTGGTGGCTTTTTGGACAGGCCGCCCATCTATTCGAAACGGTGCTCGAGCAGGTGCGCCAGTGGCAACCCGATTGGCAGCCTGCTGCCGATCAGATATGGCCGTTTGCCATTATGCTACTGCTGATTTGTCTGATATGGCTCCTGCCGGGGCTTGCTCGTTTTTGGCGGTGGTTGGCCAGCATCATGGCCGTTTCCCTGTTTCTTGGCGCGAACCACACTGCAATGCTTCGTGATGGCGAATTGTCACTGGTCATTCACGATGTCGGTCAGGGGCAGCTGATTGACATTCGCACCGCTCATGGCCGCTGGCTTTATGACAGTGGTCCGCGATCACGTTCGGGGTTCATGGCGATTACCACACTCTGGGATCAGCCACAGCATTTTGATGGCGTTATTGTCTCACATGGGGACAGTGATCATGCCGGCGGGGTGTCTGTACTCAAGGGACTGCACAAGGTTGATCGCTGGTGGGCGCCGCTGTCGGAGACCATCGACGTCGATGCGCTTACCCCTTGTCGTGCCGGGTTGTCATGGCGAGCCGATGCCGTCAATTTTACCTTTCTCTGGCCTCGCAGTACCGCCACCTTGCCGGCGGCTGAAAATGATCATTCCTGCGTGCTGCTGATCGAAACGCCTCGACACCGCTTTCTGATCACTGGGGACGCCGGCCAGAACGTCGAGTTACGCATTGTTGCCCATTACCGCAAGCCGGTGGATGTTCTGGTGGCAGGTCACCACGGCAGCCATGGCAGCTCCTCGCAGCGCCTGGTTGATATGCTAAAGCCAGCGCGTGTGATCTATAGCGCTGGCTATCTCAATGGCTATGGTCACCCCGCTGACAGCGTCGTCAGGCGCTTTCATCATGTCGGCAGCTGTCAATGGAATACGGCTGAGGATGGCGCCATTACCGTGACAAGTCGTGCCACAGGGCTCCGCGTTGTTTCGCCGCGCCCGGCTGGCGGTGTCGAACCGTGCCGACCTGGGGTAGAATCCGGCCGGTGA